DNA sequence from the Sulfurimonas sediminis genome:
ATATTCACATAAGAGAATTTGAGCTATTCACATCTGTTTAACCCTGTTTTATGGATAAAAAAAGTATTATTCACATATAAAAAAAGAAACAAGGTTTTATGTGAATATAGGTCAAGAAGTATTACAGGCACTCAAAGATGAAATAAGCGAACTCGAATATAACAGATATATAAGACATCTCTCTTACGATATAAAAAAATCTACTGCTGATTTGGCTATATTTTACGCACCTAATGCGTTGGTTGTCAACTGGATTAAAAATAAATACAGAGAAAAGATAGCCCACCTTTTTGAAGTAAAAAACGGTTCCAAAGTAAATGTAGAAATAACACTTAAAAACAGTATAGAAAAAAGAAAGACAAAAAAAGCCGTAGAAGTAAAACAAAGCAGCTCTTTGCTAAATCCTTCACACTCTTTTGACAACTTTATGGTCGGAGGATCCAACCAGTTTGCTTATGCTGCTGTAAAAAGTGTCAGTGAAAATGCAGGAAAAGTTTATAATCCTTTGTTTATTTACGGTGGGGTAGGACTAGGTAAAACTCACCTAATGCAGGCAGCCGGCAATGTTTTTCAAAATGAAGGCAAAGTTGTCATATATACAACAGTTGAACAGTTTTTAAATGATTTTATCCGACATGTACGGAACAAAACAATGGAGCGTTTTCAGGAAAAATACCGTAAATGTGATGTACTGCTTATAGATGATATACAGTTTTTAAGTAACAAAGAGGGAATCCAGGAGGAGTTTTTTCACACTTTTGAAGCATTAAAAGGTGCCGGAAAGCAGATTATTCTCACAGCTGACAAACATCCCAAAAAAATCGGAGGTCTTGAAGCCCGTCTGCAAAGCCGGTTTGAATGGGGGCTTGTGGCTGACATACAACCACCGGAATTAGAAACAAAAATAGCCATCATCAAGAAAAAATGTGAAATCAACAAAGTAAAACTCTCCGAAGACATAGTCAACTACATAGCAACCGTCATCGACAGCAATGTAAGAGAAATTGAGGGAATACTTTCCAAACTCCATGCCTATTCACAGCTGATGCATGTTGATATTGATCTGGATTTTACAAAAAATGTACTCAAAGACCAGATGAACGAGAACAGAGCAAACCTTACAATGGAAACCATTACCGAAGTTGTAGCCAAAGATCTCAACATAAAACCGAGTGAAATCCGTTCAAAAGGCAGAAGCAAAAATATTGTGTATGCACGTAGAATTGCCATATATATCTGTCGGGAACTCACACAAAACACAATGCCTCAACTTGCCCAGTATT
Encoded proteins:
- the dnaA gene encoding chromosomal replication initiator protein DnaA, yielding MNIGQEVLQALKDEISELEYNRYIRHLSYDIKKSTADLAIFYAPNALVVNWIKNKYREKIAHLFEVKNGSKVNVEITLKNSIEKRKTKKAVEVKQSSSLLNPSHSFDNFMVGGSNQFAYAAVKSVSENAGKVYNPLFIYGGVGLGKTHLMQAAGNVFQNEGKVVIYTTVEQFLNDFIRHVRNKTMERFQEKYRKCDVLLIDDIQFLSNKEGIQEEFFHTFEALKGAGKQIILTADKHPKKIGGLEARLQSRFEWGLVADIQPPELETKIAIIKKKCEINKVKLSEDIVNYIATVIDSNVREIEGILSKLHAYSQLMHVDIDLDFTKNVLKDQMNENRANLTMETITEVVAKDLNIKPSEIRSKGRSKNIVYARRIAIYICRELTQNTMPQLAQYFGMKDHTAISHTIKKINNLLKDDEDFKVKIDELTNKITSIS